Proteins encoded together in one Telopea speciosissima isolate NSW1024214 ecotype Mountain lineage chromosome 4, Tspe_v1, whole genome shotgun sequence window:
- the LOC122659389 gene encoding uncharacterized protein LOC122659389, producing MTTPLPARFKPPPFDRYDGTTDLTDHINYFNTMMTMYGEMEIMSCRAFPSSLRGETTSWFSWMPPNSITSFAQLYRVFVTYFQSSMKHKKTMVNLLSLKQRPDESIRAFVSHFNKESLDIKDLDEATTHTAMSNGLTDMDLIKDLARKPTKNMVELLERCNEFANMAKALQAWKAIESKIDKKRQTSDDRKDEKLTKTDRRAERMD from the coding sequence atgacgACACCACTACCTGCCCGATTCAAGCCGCCTCCCTTCGACCGGTATGATGGAACCACTGACCTgacggatcacatcaactatttcaatacgatgatgaccatgtatgggGAGATGGAAATCATGTCCTGTCGAGCTTTCCCTTCATCCCTTAGAGGCGAgacgacctcatggttctcatGGATGCCACCGAACTCCATCACAAGCTTCGCTCAGCTTTATCGAGTCTTTGTCACGTATTTTCAGAGTAGTATGAAGCacaagaagacaatggtcaaCCTCCTTAGCTTGAAGCAAAGGCCTGATGAGTCGATTCGAGCATTTGTCTCTCATTttaacaaggaatccttagacatcaaggatttggatgaggccacgacACACACGGCGATGAGCAACGGTCTCAcagacatggacctcatcaaggacttggcccggaaacCAACCAAGAACATGGTTGAACTCTtagagaggtgcaacgagttcgcaaacATGGCGAAGGCACTCCAAGCATGGAAGGCGATTGAAAGCAAGATCGATAAGAAAAGGCAGACAAGCGATGATCGTAAAGATGAAAAGCTGACTAAGACTGACCGTCGAGCCGAGAGGATGGACTGA